In the genome of Pseudarthrobacter sp. IC2-21, one region contains:
- a CDS encoding IS5 family transposase (programmed frameshift): protein MSRFQVFTDDQWARVEPLLPSSDGQRGRPFRNHRQVVEGIAYRYRCGIAWRDLPAEFGPWQTVWKRHRRYASDGTWDRIHSVLLTEADADGEIDWTVSVDSTINRAHQHGTNLPRNTGGSANYKKLWAEPEDHAVGRSRGGLSTKIHHACDGKGRPLAFIIGPGQGSDSRLFPHVIDAINVPRAGTGRARTRPDAVMGDKAYSSRANRSLLRARKIKAVIPEPRDQIANRKRKGARGGRPVDFDSEAYKGRSVVEQSFNIFKQWRSIATRYDKLAITYRSGVALYSVLIWLRQ, encoded by the exons GTGTCTCGTTTCCAAGTCTTTACCGATGATCAGTGGGCCCGCGTTGAGCCGTTGCTGCCCAGTTCCGACGGCCAGCGCGGTCGCCCGTTCCGGAACCACCGCCAAGTCGTGGAGGGCATCGCTTACCGGTACCGGTGCGGGATTGCCTGGCGGGACCTTCCCGCAGAGTTCGGTCCGTGGCAGACGGTGTGGAAGCGGCACCGCCGATACGCGTCTGACGGGACGTGGGACCGGATCCACTCCGTGCTGCTGACCGAAGCCGACGCCGATGGGGAGATCGACTGGACTGTATCGGTGGACTCAACGATCAACCGCGCCCATCAGCACGGAACCAACCTTCCCCGCAACACAGGGGGATCCGCC AATTACAAGAAACTCTGGGCCGAGCCTGAGGATCACGCAGTTGGGCGTTCCCGGGGCGGCTTGAGCACGAAGATCCACCACGCCTGCGACGGGAAAGGCAGGCCTCTGGCGTTCATCATTGGACCAGGCCAAGGTTCGGACTCACGCTTGTTCCCGCACGTCATCGACGCCATCAACGTCCCGCGCGCCGGGACGGGACGGGCCCGGACCCGCCCCGACGCGGTGATGGGCGACAAAGCCTACTCTTCCAGGGCCAACCGCTCACTCCTGCGGGCCCGGAAGATCAAGGCAGTCATTCCCGAACCCAGAGACCAGATCGCCAACCGCAAACGCAAAGGCGCACGCGGTGGCCGACCCGTGGACTTCGACAGCGAGGCCTACAAAGGCAGGTCCGTCGTCGAGCAGTCCTTCAACATTTTCAAGCAATGGCGCAGCATCGCCACCCGATACGACAAGCTCGCCATCACCTACCGCTCCGGGGTCGCCCTCTACTCCGTCCTCATCTGGCTACGCCAATAA
- a CDS encoding SDR family oxidoreductase encodes MRTLDGRIGSMPVSTLTPLAAAAFADPEVKAKAESAQPIGRLGEPHEIAEMTAWLLSDASSFAIGSAFYVDGGVTRGLIVRPGQRLIAIN; translated from the coding sequence ATGCGCACACTCGACGGCCGTATCGGGTCCATGCCTGTATCAACTCTTACCCCTCTGGCTGCTGCAGCGTTCGCCGATCCGGAGGTCAAGGCCAAGGCCGAGTCTGCACAACCCATAGGACGACTGGGGGAGCCGCATGAAATCGCAGAGATGACGGCGTGGTTGCTTTCGGACGCTTCATCATTCGCCATTGGGTCAGCGTTTTACGTTGACGGCGGCGTAACACGCGGCCTGATTGTTAGGCCCGGGCAGCGCCTGATTGCAATCAACTAG
- a CDS encoding glucose 1-dehydrogenase, whose amino-acid sequence MAKLKDFSVLITGGAGEIGAATAAAYLYAGARVTLVDIDEGALQDTRATLSSAGDLETICADVSVEKDVAEYVQRTLNRMGRIDVFFNNAGLEGTVAPLIETEVTAFDRIMAVNVRGAFLGLKYVLPPMIDAGRGSIINTSSTAGLSGSPGVVSYVASKHALVGLTKVAALEAAPFGVRVNSIHPSPVDTRMMRALEVGFNPGNADAAHSSISATIPLGHYATPRDVANLVLFLGSDDSSFITGAQYRIDGGRGAS is encoded by the coding sequence ATGGCGAAGCTTAAGGACTTTTCCGTGTTGATCACTGGAGGTGCAGGTGAAATCGGCGCTGCCACAGCAGCCGCATATCTTTATGCCGGAGCTCGCGTGACTCTTGTCGACATCGACGAAGGAGCGCTCCAGGATACACGTGCCACACTTTCCTCGGCCGGAGACCTGGAAACGATTTGCGCTGATGTTAGCGTCGAGAAGGATGTAGCCGAATACGTACAGCGCACGCTCAATCGAATGGGAAGGATAGATGTTTTTTTCAATAACGCAGGGCTCGAAGGGACCGTCGCCCCTTTGATTGAAACAGAGGTCACCGCGTTTGACCGCATCATGGCAGTCAACGTCCGGGGTGCCTTTCTTGGCTTGAAATATGTCTTACCGCCCATGATTGATGCGGGCCGCGGCAGTATCATCAACACTTCCTCCACTGCCGGCCTAAGCGGAAGCCCAGGCGTGGTCTCGTACGTCGCCTCGAAGCACGCGCTAGTGGGATTGACAAAAGTGGCTGCTTTAGAAGCTGCGCCGTTTGGTGTACGGGTTAATTCCATTCATCCCTCTCCCGTGGACACTCGCATGATGAGGGCTTTGGAAGTAGGGTTCAACCCGGGCAACGCGGACGCCGCCCATTCGTCAATATCTGCGACCATCCCTCTCGGTCACTACGCCACCCCCCGTGACGTTGCCAATCTAGTTCTTTTCCTAGGCTCCGATGACAGCTCCTTCATTACAGGGGCGCAATACCGCATCGACGGAGGCCGGGGCGCCTCCTAG